The Hordeum vulgare subsp. vulgare chromosome 4H, MorexV3_pseudomolecules_assembly, whole genome shotgun sequence genomic interval CGTCCCCGCCGTGAACAGGTTCTGTGATGGTGGCATGCGTTAGAGGGCCAGATGCATGTGcacacatgtatgtgtgtgtggtttAATTACCCTAGATGTGATTGTGTACGTACGTTAAGTACAGCTTTGATGTTGAAGTCTGTGACGCCGTCCTCCTCGGCATAGCCACGACATGCGATCAGCCGGTCGACAAGGTCTGTACGGCTGTTCCCGTCTTGCTTCCTGTTAGCCATGGCCACCTCGTGATCGACCAGCAACCGGCTCCAGGCCCTGTCCAGCCTTGTCGTCAGCCGCCGCATCCTCCGGCCGAGCCCCTGCAAGTCCATCCACGCCACTGCCGGCACAAAGTCGCCAATGTTCACCAGCCCTGCCGTGGtcatcagctccaccaccatctcctgGAACTCCCTCGTCGCCTCGCCGTCATCCTCGTCGAGGACCCGCCGACCCACCACCGCCTGCCCGATCATGTTTGCCATTGCGCCGAACAGGAACTCCGGCACCTCCAAAGCCTCGCCCCGCCGGCTCATTGCACGGACCATACGGCCAACCTCCTCGTGGCGCGTGTCGGCCCAGTCGTCGAGCGCCTTGGAGCCAAGGAGGCCCGCGCTGCACTCCCGGCGCAGGCGGCGCCACTTGGGACCATAGGGCGCGAAAACGATGTCCTGGGCGCCGTACGCCAGCACCATCGGCGCGGCGTCGTCCACCGGGCGGTCGAGGAAGCTGCCGCCGTGGTCCTTGAGCAGGAGGCGTGCCGACTCTGGTGTTGAAGCCACGACGAGGCCTTGCCTTCCAAGGGTCAGGTGCATGATGGGGCCGTGCAGCCTAGCCAGGGCTGCGAGTGCTCGGTGCGGCGCGCGGCCCAGCAGGGGTAGCGCCCCAACCACCGGGTAGCCCCGCGGGCCGGGAGGCAAAGGCAGCGGCGCCCGTTTCGCCCGGAGAATGACCCCAGTGAGATAGTGGAGAACCATGTACGTGATCGCTAGGACGACCAGCTCTCCAAACATGGTATGGTAGCACTACTACCTAACTGCAAAATCGATCTCGTGTTGCACTACCCAAGTACTAATACACAGGAGTGAAGTATTTTATAGGGCTTGTTTGATTCGGGCAACCTAGCTAACAGTCAAGGGTGGAAGATGGAGTCCAAGTACTCCTACTCCCAGATAGCATGGATGCATGCTCTGCCGAGCAAAGGAAAGGGCATAGCTAGCTAACTAAGACACGAGCACTACACACGACACACGCGGGGATGGTTGATCGGTCCGTGCTATGCTGTGCTGCTTGGCTGGGTTTGGCGCCGTAAAACGTGTCACCTTCCTGTGTACTATCGTGGCGATCGAGGTAGCGGTGCATGGCCATCTGTCTTGTTCGCCAGGTAGGTGCATGTGCTCGTAGTCGGCCCGTAGGAAGCTACACTACAAACCATGAGAAAAGAGACTCCTGTGCACAGAAGGTCTCGTGCATGCCTAAGCTGTCCGAGCCGTCCAATTAGTTGGACGTCCATATGCGtacatgcttatcacctttgcttGCAATAGCTTAGTCATAAATTAATTTTAAAGGGCCCCATGAATGCATGCTTTTTGTGAGAGAGTTGC includes:
- the LOC123446716 gene encoding flavonoid 3',5'-hydroxylase 1-like, which translates into the protein MVLHYLTGVILRAKRAPLPLPPGPRGYPVVGALPLLGRAPHRALAALARLHGPIMHLTLGRQGLVVASTPESARLLLKDHGGSFLDRPVDDAAPMVLAYGAQDIVFAPYGPKWRRLRRECSAGLLGSKALDDWADTRHEEVGRMVRAMSRRGEALEVPEFLFGAMANMIGQAVVGRRVLDEDDGEATREFQEMVVELMTTAGLVNIGDFVPAVAWMDLQGLGRRMRRLTTRLDRAWSRLLVDHEVAMANRKQDGNSRTDLVDRLIACRGYAEEDGVTDFNIKAVLNNLFTAGTDTSSSTIEWALAEMMVNSAILQQAQAEMDEVVGRDRLLQESDIRHLPYLRAICKETFRKHPSTPLNLPRVSTEPCKVQGYYIPKGTRLVVNIWAIGRDPAVWPEPGKFDPGRFMTEEGRKVEPMGSHFELIPFGAGRRMCAGARMGVALVEHMLGALVHAFDWEIPEGATAMDMEEEFGLALQKKVPVRAIVRPRLAPSAYE